From one Synechocystis sp. PCC 6803 substr. PCC-P genomic stretch:
- the murC gene encoding UDP-N-acetylmuramate--L-alanine ligase, with product MRSVAVGAVDFSGRPFHFLGIGGIGMSALAYVLAKRHLPVSGSDLRRTHITDRLESVGAKIFQDQVPENLDYFQSLQVNPAVALPTGSPGSGLTLEQIAESASNGVNGNGRYQTHCLPQVVCSTAINEGNLEYQGAIAKNCPIYHRSDILAALIAESRGIGVAGTHGKTTTSSLIGYVLKEAGLDPTIVVGGEVDAWQGNAYLGSGEYLVAEVDESDGSLTKHHPEIGIVTNIELDHPDHYSTLAEVVEIFRTFESHCQTLIGCLDCGVVRQHLSPTITYSLENHPEADYQARQIKRQAHGNEVEVWERGVCLGTMTVTLPGDHNISNALAAVAVGRLLGLDFPVIAQAIASFNGAKRRFECKGYCNGITFIDDYAHHPSELLATLAAAKQKVTHGKYERVVAIFQPHRYSRTHTFMAEFATAFKDADLVVLTDIYSAGEQNPYNIRGEDLAKAVGQHHGHVVYQPRLTELREFLPKVLQSGDLALFLGAGNLNQQIAPVLAACA from the coding sequence GTGAGGAGCGTTGCTGTGGGTGCTGTGGATTTTAGTGGTCGTCCTTTCCATTTCTTGGGAATTGGGGGCATTGGTATGTCGGCTTTGGCCTACGTCCTCGCAAAACGCCATCTGCCTGTGTCGGGCTCTGACCTACGCCGCACCCATATTACCGATCGCCTGGAGTCCGTGGGGGCAAAAATCTTCCAAGATCAGGTGCCGGAGAATTTAGACTATTTTCAATCCCTGCAAGTTAACCCAGCGGTGGCTTTACCCACTGGCTCCCCCGGTTCAGGTTTAACCCTGGAGCAGATTGCCGAATCGGCCAGCAACGGAGTCAACGGCAATGGCCGCTACCAAACCCATTGTTTACCCCAGGTGGTGTGCTCCACTGCCATTAATGAGGGAAATTTAGAGTACCAAGGGGCGATCGCCAAAAATTGTCCTATCTATCACCGCTCCGATATTTTGGCGGCCTTGATTGCGGAGTCCCGGGGCATTGGGGTGGCGGGCACCCACGGCAAAACCACCACCAGTAGCTTAATTGGCTATGTATTAAAGGAAGCTGGGTTAGACCCCACCATTGTGGTGGGAGGGGAAGTGGATGCTTGGCAGGGTAATGCTTATCTGGGTTCGGGGGAGTATTTGGTGGCGGAAGTGGACGAGTCCGATGGCTCCTTGACCAAGCACCATCCAGAGATCGGCATTGTCACCAATATTGAATTAGACCATCCCGACCATTACTCCACCTTGGCCGAGGTGGTGGAAATTTTCCGTACTTTTGAATCCCATTGCCAAACTTTAATCGGTTGTTTGGACTGTGGTGTGGTGCGGCAACATCTTTCCCCCACCATTACCTATAGTTTAGAAAATCATCCCGAAGCGGATTACCAGGCCCGGCAAATTAAGCGTCAAGCCCATGGTAATGAGGTAGAAGTATGGGAGAGGGGAGTTTGTTTGGGCACCATGACTGTGACTTTGCCCGGTGACCATAACATTAGTAATGCCTTGGCCGCGGTGGCGGTGGGCCGTTTACTCGGTTTAGATTTCCCCGTTATTGCCCAGGCGATCGCCAGTTTTAATGGTGCCAAACGGCGCTTTGAGTGCAAAGGTTACTGCAACGGCATTACCTTTATTGATGACTACGCTCACCACCCTAGTGAACTGCTGGCAACCCTAGCCGCCGCTAAGCAAAAAGTAACCCATGGCAAATACGAACGGGTAGTGGCCATTTTCCAGCCCCATCGCTACAGCCGGACCCATACTTTTATGGCGGAATTTGCCACTGCGTTTAAGGATGCGGATTTGGTGGTCTTAACTGATATTTACAGTGCTGGGGAGCAAAATCCCTACAACATCCGGGGGGAAGATTTAGCTAAGGCGGTGGGTCAACACCATGGGCATGTGGTTTACCAGCCCCGATTGACGGAATTGAGGGAATTTTTGCCTAAAGTTTTGCAGAGTGGTGATTTGGCGCTATTTTTAGGGGCGGGCAACCTCAATCAGCAGATTGCGCCGGTACTGGCGGCCTGCGCCTAG
- the murB gene encoding UDP-N-acetylmuramate dehydrogenase, which yields MIISPATRPTPMETPAIALAGTGTIIQPETSLAEFTTYRVGGKAEWYAAPRCLEDLVAVLDWFQGQDLPLTFLGAGSNLLISDQGLAGLVLSTRYLRQSKFDEEQGLITVAAGEPIAKVGWQAAKRGWQGLEWAVGIPGTVGGAVVMNAGAHNQCTAETLVEATVMRPDGGLEVLTNEQLGFSYRTSNLQKHLGDRLVVDATFKLTPGFTREEIMGCTTRNLHQRKSTQPYDKPNCGSVFRNPTPLYSARLIEELGLKGYRIGGAEVSQRHANFIVNIDNAKAQDVFNLIFHVQGEVEKHYGILLEPEVKMLGEFAR from the coding sequence ATGATTATTTCCCCCGCTACCCGTCCCACCCCCATGGAAACTCCGGCGATCGCCTTGGCGGGAACAGGGACTATTATTCAGCCTGAAACAAGTCTGGCGGAATTCACTACCTATCGAGTGGGAGGCAAAGCGGAGTGGTATGCGGCCCCCCGTTGCCTGGAGGATTTAGTCGCTGTATTGGACTGGTTTCAGGGTCAGGATTTACCGTTAACTTTTTTAGGGGCCGGGTCAAACCTGTTAATTAGTGACCAAGGCTTAGCCGGTTTGGTACTAAGCACCCGTTATCTCCGGCAAAGCAAGTTTGATGAAGAACAGGGTTTAATTACCGTGGCCGCCGGGGAACCGATCGCCAAAGTAGGTTGGCAGGCCGCAAAACGAGGCTGGCAAGGACTGGAGTGGGCTGTGGGCATTCCCGGTACGGTGGGGGGCGCTGTGGTGATGAACGCCGGGGCCCATAATCAATGCACAGCGGAAACATTGGTGGAAGCGACGGTAATGCGTCCCGACGGCGGTTTAGAAGTTTTAACCAACGAGCAATTAGGTTTCAGTTATCGCACCTCTAATCTACAAAAACATCTTGGCGATCGCCTGGTGGTGGATGCCACGTTTAAGTTAACGCCGGGATTCACCAGGGAAGAAATCATGGGCTGCACCACCCGTAATTTACATCAACGCAAAAGTACCCAACCCTACGACAAACCCAACTGTGGCAGCGTGTTCCGCAATCCCACGCCCCTTTATTCAGCCCGTTTAATTGAAGAATTAGGACTCAAGGGTTACCGCATTGGTGGCGCGGAAGTATCCCAACGCCATGCGAACTTCATCGTTAATATTGACAATGCTAAAGCCCAGGATGTATTCAACCTCATTTTCCATGTGCAAGGGGAAGTGGAAAAACACTACGGCATCCTCTTAGAGCCAGAAGTGAAAATGCTGGGGGAGTTTGCTCGATGA
- the bfr gene encoding bacterioferritin has protein sequence MKGKPAVLAQLHKLLRGELAARDQYFIHSRMYQDWGLEKLYSRIDHEMQDETAHASLLIERILFLEETPDLSQQDPIRVGKTVPEMLQYDLDYEYEVIANLKEAMAVCEQEQDYQSRDLLLKILADTEEDHAYWLEKQLGLIEKIGLQNYLQSQMS, from the coding sequence ATGAAAGGTAAACCCGCCGTCCTCGCCCAACTCCATAAGCTACTGCGTGGGGAGCTAGCTGCTAGGGATCAATATTTTATCCATTCCCGTATGTATCAAGATTGGGGTCTGGAAAAGCTTTATAGTCGGATCGACCATGAAATGCAGGACGAAACGGCCCATGCCAGCCTGTTGATTGAGCGCATCCTGTTTCTGGAAGAGACCCCCGACCTTTCCCAACAGGACCCAATTCGGGTGGGGAAAACCGTGCCGGAAATGTTGCAATACGACCTGGACTATGAGTATGAAGTCATTGCCAACCTGAAGGAAGCAATGGCCGTGTGTGAACAGGAGCAAGACTATCAAAGCCGGGACCTATTGCTGAAAATCCTAGCCGATACGGAAGAAGACCATGCCTATTGGTTAGAAAAACAGTTGGGGCTGATTGAAAAAATTGGTCTCCAAAATTATTTGCAATCTCAAATGAGCTAG
- a CDS encoding DUF3146 family protein codes for MDRPPVLTISILRPSVRPMPQTKAHLRVTTHSWPGGFLAGEVRAGDYEWQFHWNFRGGKLRVQPSLGRSLIFEPLGRFLERSDYQLEPGGDYEFTLRSRL; via the coding sequence GTGGATAGACCACCAGTTTTAACTATATCTATTCTTCGTCCATCAGTACGTCCTATGCCTCAAACCAAAGCCCACCTGAGAGTGACTACCCATTCTTGGCCTGGAGGTTTTCTGGCGGGGGAAGTGCGGGCTGGGGACTATGAGTGGCAATTTCACTGGAATTTTCGGGGGGGGAAATTACGAGTGCAACCATCCCTCGGGCGATCGCTTATTTTTGAACCCCTGGGACGTTTTTTGGAACGCAGTGATTATCAATTGGAACCCGGTGGGGATTATGAATTCACTCTCCGTAGCCGACTGTAG
- the recR gene encoding recombination mediator RecR, which produces MGKVAVNSPAHRPLVSTAVYLAPSVKFPLQKRGLGTIYTPPLARLIEQLQRLPSVGPKTAQRLALHLLKRPDAEVENLAQALLDAKKRVGQCQVCFHLSAEPVCDICRHPQRDNSVICVVSDPRDVIALEKTREFRGKYHVLGGVISPMDGIGPEQLTIQPLLHRVSQPEIKEVILAISPSVEGETTTLYLGKLLQPFTKVTRIAFGLPMGGDLEYADEVTLARALEGRREL; this is translated from the coding sequence ATGGGGAAGGTGGCTGTCAATTCCCCTGCCCACAGGCCCTTGGTTTCCACGGCTGTTTACTTGGCCCCATCAGTAAAATTTCCCCTACAAAAGAGAGGTCTTGGCACTATTTATACTCCTCCCCTAGCCCGTCTCATTGAACAATTGCAACGGCTCCCCAGTGTGGGGCCAAAAACTGCCCAACGTCTTGCCCTGCATCTGCTTAAACGTCCTGATGCGGAGGTGGAGAATTTGGCCCAAGCCCTCCTCGACGCAAAAAAACGGGTGGGGCAATGCCAAGTATGCTTCCATTTATCCGCTGAGCCTGTCTGTGATATTTGCCGCCATCCCCAACGGGATAACAGTGTTATCTGTGTGGTCAGTGACCCCAGGGATGTGATTGCGCTGGAAAAAACTAGGGAATTCCGGGGTAAGTACCATGTGTTGGGCGGGGTAATTTCCCCCATGGACGGCATCGGCCCGGAGCAATTGACCATTCAACCCCTATTACATCGGGTTAGTCAGCCAGAAATCAAAGAAGTAATTTTGGCTATTAGTCCTAGTGTGGAGGGGGAAACCACCACGTTATATTTGGGCAAACTCCTGCAACCTTTTACCAAGGTTACCCGCATTGCCTTTGGTTTGCCCATGGGAGGGGATTTGGAATATGCCGATGAAGTTACCCTGGCTAGGGCCTTGGAGGGACGGCGAGAATTGTAA
- a CDS encoding TIGR00300 family protein has protein sequence MADDIRILMCPPDHYDVDYVINPWMEGNIHKSSQERAVEQWKKLHQTIKECAIVDLVKPAKGWPDMVFTANAGLVLGENVVLSRFYHKERQGEEPYFKAWFEENGFTVYELPQDLPFEGAGDALFDREGRWLWAGYGFRSELDSHPYIAKWLDTEVVSLRLIDERFYHLDTCFCPLSGGYLLYYPPAFDAYSNRVIEMRIPPEKRIIVEELDAVNFACNAVNVNDIIIMNLVSRTLKEKLAEAGFKVRETPLTEFLKAGGAAKCLTLRVTEPILPDVHATVSIESRVIRMEGHLLDAGILNQALDLVVENSGSFRVLNFNLGVERNSTSSAEVRVSAPSHQIMEEIMTELIDLGAVPPPQELCDINTETVTQGGVAPDDFYVSTIYPTEVRVNCEWVQVTGQRMDAAIVVTSNPPSARCVLLRDLQVGDRVMVGVEGIRTIKKVESHEGGTRKENKEFAFMAAGVSSERRVELLVEQIAWEMRQIRDQGGKIVVTAGPVVIHTGGAQHLSHLVREGYVHALLGGNAIAVHDIEQATMGTSLGVDMQRGIPVRGGHRHHLKIINSVRRYGGIRQAVEAGFISKGVMYECVKNNIPYCLAGSIRDDGPLPDTEMNLVRAQSRYSELIQGADMILMLSSMLHSIGVGNMTPSGVKMVCVDINPAVVTKLSDRGSVESVGVVTDVGLFLSLLVRQLQQLTRPYSLAETL, from the coding sequence ATGGCTGACGATATTCGCATTTTGATGTGCCCCCCCGACCACTACGACGTGGACTATGTAATTAATCCTTGGATGGAGGGCAATATCCACAAATCCTCCCAGGAGCGGGCCGTAGAGCAATGGAAAAAACTACACCAGACCATCAAAGAATGCGCCATCGTGGACTTGGTGAAGCCGGCAAAGGGTTGGCCTGATATGGTCTTTACCGCCAATGCGGGGCTGGTGCTAGGGGAAAATGTCGTACTGAGTCGCTTCTACCACAAAGAACGCCAGGGGGAAGAACCCTATTTCAAAGCTTGGTTTGAGGAAAATGGTTTCACCGTTTACGAACTGCCCCAGGATTTACCCTTTGAAGGGGCCGGGGATGCCCTGTTTGACCGGGAAGGCCGTTGGTTGTGGGCCGGCTATGGTTTCCGTTCCGAACTAGATTCCCATCCCTACATTGCCAAATGGCTAGATACAGAAGTAGTCTCCCTGCGGTTAATTGATGAGCGCTTCTATCACCTCGATACCTGTTTTTGCCCCCTGAGTGGTGGCTATTTACTCTACTATCCCCCTGCGTTTGACGCCTATTCCAACCGGGTAATTGAAATGCGGATTCCGCCGGAAAAAAGGATTATTGTCGAGGAACTGGATGCGGTTAATTTTGCCTGCAATGCGGTCAATGTTAACGACATCATCATTATGAATTTGGTGAGTCGAACCCTGAAGGAAAAATTAGCTGAGGCGGGCTTTAAGGTGCGGGAAACTCCCCTGACGGAATTTTTGAAAGCGGGGGGAGCGGCCAAATGTCTAACCCTGCGGGTAACGGAGCCCATTTTGCCAGATGTCCATGCCACCGTTTCCATTGAAAGTCGGGTGATTCGCATGGAGGGTCATCTACTCGATGCCGGTATTCTGAACCAAGCCCTGGATTTGGTGGTGGAAAACAGCGGTAGTTTCCGGGTGCTGAACTTCAATTTAGGGGTGGAGCGCAACAGTACTTCCAGCGCAGAGGTAAGGGTTTCGGCCCCCTCCCACCAAATTATGGAAGAGATCATGACCGAGCTGATTGATCTCGGCGCAGTGCCCCCTCCCCAGGAACTCTGTGATATCAACACCGAAACGGTGACCCAAGGGGGGGTAGCTCCCGATGATTTCTATGTCAGCACCATTTACCCCACAGAGGTGCGGGTTAATTGCGAATGGGTCCAGGTGACAGGACAACGGATGGATGCGGCCATTGTGGTCACCAGCAATCCCCCTTCGGCCCGCTGTGTGCTCCTCCGGGATCTCCAGGTCGGCGATCGAGTCATGGTGGGAGTCGAAGGTATTCGTACCATCAAAAAAGTGGAATCCCATGAAGGCGGAACCCGCAAAGAAAATAAGGAATTTGCCTTCATGGCAGCGGGGGTTTCCAGCGAGCGTCGGGTAGAACTTTTGGTGGAACAAATTGCCTGGGAAATGCGACAAATCCGGGACCAGGGAGGCAAAATTGTTGTTACCGCAGGACCTGTGGTGATCCATACTGGAGGAGCCCAACACCTTTCCCATCTGGTGCGGGAGGGCTATGTCCATGCCCTACTGGGGGGCAATGCGATCGCCGTCCATGACATTGAACAGGCCACCATGGGTACTTCCCTGGGGGTAGATATGCAACGGGGCATCCCAGTGCGGGGGGGGCACCGTCACCATCTGAAAATTATTAACAGTGTGCGGCGCTACGGTGGGATCCGCCAGGCGGTGGAAGCTGGATTTATCAGCAAAGGGGTTATGTACGAATGCGTAAAAAATAACATCCCCTATTGCCTAGCTGGTTCCATCCGGGATGACGGCCCCCTGCCCGACACGGAAATGAACCTAGTTCGGGCTCAGAGCCGTTACAGTGAGTTAATTCAGGGAGCAGATATGATTCTGATGCTGTCCAGCATGTTGCACTCCATTGGCGTCGGCAATATGACTCCTTCCGGCGTAAAAATGGTCTGTGTGGACATTAACCCCGCTGTGGTTACCAAACTGAGCGATCGTGGTTCAGTGGAATCCGTGGGGGTGGTCACCGATGTGGGGTTATTCCTCAGTCTTCTGGTACGACAACTGCAACAACTCACCAGACCCTATAGCTTGGCGGAAACACTTTAA
- a CDS encoding GTPase family protein, whose product MLGAPMAIANSRFRPWQVGILILPIAGVISFLLVAASWQINAWHLNWIWAVVVLIFLGWRWLLVRWTAPLAAPNGQTSFPTISLGESTADVNVGKIEQALNEILQASRQDVPAWQDWPLFWQRCQQVVTLVAQTYYPEVKYPLLNIYVPDAYGLIRGTVDDMDRWVANLSPTLNQVSLARVYQSYEVYQKLEPSLRKIWQVWYWGQWLLNPVAAAARLASQQSNQQATQQLLVNLSQQLREATLRTLCRQAIALYNPASGNLPDNFASGGNSIPGLVKAKSQTLQNILAQGQSPQEVEQQPVNVLLVGRTGAGKSSLINALFQTNLAVTDLLPSTTEITKYEWRTRDGEMLMLWDSPGYEQGQRKDLRQLVLDYAQRADVILLLNPALDPALQMDADFVRDLQTLGGDRPLILLVTQVDRLRPVRQWQPPYNWRSGEQAKEKSIREAVQYRVEQLGQYCEQVLPVVSGDEAVGRSPWGLEELSVALVTVVSPAQQQRLARFLRNLEARSLAAAQIIDRYALQMTTTQGVTALLKSPVLQFVSSLTTGSPALAYLLAEQIPIEQLPLVLGKLQLAYDLFNLLAADNDDTSFDLLTLWPLLLDNPVSPDRNAWAFGHALLEYWTQNLTVEQLGVRFRHYCELS is encoded by the coding sequence TTGTTGGGAGCCCCCATGGCGATCGCCAATTCCCGTTTTCGTCCCTGGCAGGTGGGTATTTTAATTTTGCCCATTGCCGGGGTAATAAGCTTTTTGCTGGTGGCGGCCAGTTGGCAAATTAATGCTTGGCATTTGAACTGGATTTGGGCAGTGGTGGTGCTAATTTTCCTGGGCTGGCGTTGGTTGCTAGTGCGGTGGACCGCTCCCTTAGCGGCTCCCAATGGACAAACATCTTTCCCTACCATTTCCCTGGGAGAGTCCACGGCGGACGTTAACGTTGGGAAAATTGAGCAGGCGTTAAACGAGATTCTCCAGGCTTCCCGTCAAGATGTGCCAGCGTGGCAGGATTGGCCCCTATTTTGGCAGAGATGTCAGCAGGTGGTGACGTTAGTGGCCCAGACCTATTACCCAGAAGTGAAATATCCCCTACTCAACATCTACGTACCGGATGCCTATGGTTTAATCCGGGGCACAGTGGATGATATGGACCGCTGGGTTGCCAACCTTTCCCCCACCCTCAACCAAGTTTCACTAGCTCGGGTGTATCAATCCTACGAAGTTTATCAAAAGCTGGAACCATCCCTAAGGAAAATTTGGCAGGTGTGGTATTGGGGGCAATGGCTGCTCAATCCGGTGGCGGCGGCGGCTCGGTTAGCTAGTCAGCAAAGTAATCAGCAAGCGACTCAGCAATTGTTGGTTAATTTGAGTCAACAGTTACGGGAAGCAACCCTGCGTACCCTCTGTCGCCAGGCGATCGCCTTGTACAATCCGGCCAGCGGTAATTTGCCGGACAATTTTGCTAGCGGGGGAAACTCCATCCCAGGGCTAGTTAAGGCTAAAAGCCAGACTTTGCAGAATATTTTGGCCCAGGGGCAATCCCCCCAGGAAGTGGAGCAACAGCCGGTCAATGTTTTATTGGTAGGGCGCACTGGGGCGGGGAAAAGTAGCTTGATTAATGCCCTTTTTCAAACCAATTTGGCGGTGACGGATTTACTGCCCAGCACCACGGAAATTACCAAGTATGAATGGCGCACCAGGGATGGAGAAATGCTCATGCTTTGGGACAGTCCTGGTTATGAGCAGGGGCAACGGAAGGATTTGCGGCAACTGGTGTTGGACTATGCCCAACGGGCCGACGTAATTTTATTGCTCAATCCCGCTTTAGATCCGGCTTTGCAGATGGATGCGGACTTTGTGCGGGATCTCCAAACCCTGGGGGGCGATCGCCCTTTAATTCTTTTGGTAACCCAGGTGGACCGACTGCGCCCTGTGCGACAATGGCAACCCCCCTACAATTGGCGATCGGGGGAACAAGCCAAGGAAAAATCCATCCGGGAAGCGGTGCAGTATCGGGTAGAGCAATTAGGGCAGTATTGTGAACAAGTTTTGCCCGTTGTGAGTGGGGATGAAGCGGTGGGGCGATCGCCTTGGGGCCTAGAAGAACTTTCCGTCGCCCTAGTAACTGTGGTTAGCCCGGCCCAACAACAAAGGCTAGCCCGCTTTTTACGCAATCTGGAGGCCCGTTCCCTGGCCGCGGCCCAAATCATTGACCGTTATGCTCTGCAAATGACCACTACCCAAGGGGTGACGGCCTTGTTAAAAAGTCCGGTGTTGCAATTTGTTTCTAGCTTGACCACCGGTTCTCCGGCCCTAGCCTATCTACTAGCGGAGCAAATTCCCATTGAGCAATTGCCCCTAGTGTTGGGGAAGCTCCAATTGGCCTATGACCTATTTAATTTATTGGCGGCGGATAACGACGATACCAGTTTTGATCTACTCACTCTCTGGCCCCTATTGCTGGACAATCCAGTGTCCCCCGATCGCAATGCCTGGGCCTTTGGCCATGCCCTGTTGGAATATTGGACGCAAAATTTGACGGTGGAGCAGTTGGGAGTCAGATTTCGCCATTATTGTGAGCTAAGCTGA
- a CDS encoding GAF domain-containing protein, which yields MFVNQHGYSFGLSCALDGLSKREKDAQRQNKLLELGLLTNRNSTFFEEATQTLARNLGLPICLVGLMVEDEINIVSAVGIYRLGVGNPNLVSRQISRNDAYCTLVVDSAMPLMITDALAEPFFAEGELYQRYGIRSYLGTPLLTRDGVCLGTLAALDFSPHDFREPDVALMNMTARWCMGEIEHQACLAANQGQPDRNFNNVNVRLSSIAGGENSAFSANGNNLNKPQTSGRSAHSPEAVKLQLVPHYLIRTQRDLTAVIGMASVLRDEVFGKLNDKQKQYLEIIHQSGQRVNQAIEEIIELEQIKPVRQGLQIVNVNLALLGEYWQDKMAAVLGQQRLALKLSLESGLKYWPLDKVKARQGIYYLLLSLLDEGVTDGTLHIHTSADQDYLHLTVWVDSPQGQGLPHVLLQDLLTEGEANQAEVNIQLTLEYLALKLQGHNQESQGHHCRQILALTLSFYFIKSHQGQIALQGSAQRGYRYWVQWPKMSPQANINHSQPNLSPLINQSA from the coding sequence ATGTTTGTCAATCAACATGGTTACAGTTTCGGCTTGAGTTGTGCCCTTGACGGCTTATCGAAGCGAGAAAAAGATGCACAGAGGCAAAATAAACTGTTGGAATTAGGTTTGTTAACCAATAGAAACAGCACTTTCTTCGAGGAGGCTACCCAAACCTTAGCTAGGAATCTGGGACTACCTATTTGTTTAGTGGGTTTGATGGTGGAAGATGAAATAAATATTGTATCTGCAGTAGGTATCTATAGATTGGGTGTGGGTAACCCTAATTTGGTTTCCCGGCAGATCAGTCGCAACGATGCTTACTGTACCCTGGTGGTGGATAGTGCCATGCCACTAATGATTACCGATGCTCTGGCGGAACCATTTTTTGCTGAGGGGGAATTGTACCAGCGTTATGGTATTAGGTCTTACCTGGGCACTCCCCTGCTAACCAGGGATGGTGTGTGTCTCGGAACCTTGGCGGCCCTAGACTTTTCTCCCCATGATTTTAGGGAGCCAGATGTGGCCCTAATGAATATGACTGCCCGTTGGTGCATGGGGGAAATTGAACACCAAGCTTGTCTCGCCGCTAACCAGGGGCAACCTGACCGCAATTTCAATAATGTTAATGTCCGGTTAAGTTCGATCGCCGGGGGGGAGAATAGTGCTTTTTCTGCCAACGGTAACAACTTGAATAAACCACAGACATCAGGGCGATCGGCCCATTCTCCAGAGGCAGTCAAACTGCAATTGGTGCCCCATTACCTAATCCGTACCCAGCGGGACCTCACAGCCGTGATCGGTATGGCCAGTGTTTTAAGGGATGAGGTTTTTGGCAAGCTGAATGACAAACAAAAACAGTATCTAGAAATTATTCACCAGAGTGGCCAACGGGTTAACCAAGCCATTGAGGAAATTATTGAACTGGAGCAGATTAAACCCGTTCGCCAGGGCTTACAAATTGTCAATGTCAATTTGGCCCTACTGGGGGAGTATTGGCAGGATAAAATGGCCGCAGTACTCGGTCAACAACGGCTTGCCCTCAAACTTTCCCTAGAATCGGGGCTGAAATATTGGCCCCTAGACAAAGTTAAGGCCAGACAGGGAATATATTACCTATTGCTTAGTTTGTTGGATGAGGGGGTAACAGATGGCACGTTACACATTCACACCTCCGCTGACCAAGACTATTTGCACTTAACTGTTTGGGTTGATTCTCCCCAGGGCCAGGGTTTGCCCCATGTGCTCCTACAGGATTTACTCACAGAAGGGGAAGCCAACCAAGCAGAAGTAAATATCCAGTTGACCTTGGAGTACTTAGCTCTGAAACTTCAGGGCCATAACCAAGAAAGTCAGGGTCACCATTGCCGACAAATTTTGGCTTTAACCCTCAGTTTTTATTTCATCAAAAGTCATCAGGGGCAGATTGCGCTACAGGGCAGTGCCCAGCGGGGTTACCGTTACTGGGTGCAATGGCCTAAAATGTCGCCCCAAGCCAATATCAACCATAGTCAGCCTAATCTTTCACCGTTAATCAACCAATCAGCTTAG
- a CDS encoding SWIM zinc finger family protein, with amino-acid sequence MEAKIEQRQWWVDRWLELLDSYRFKKRLERARNYAREGNVLSLQFVESKLTALVQGTEVDPYQVTLGLDCFSDEDWHYVVATLAQQALYAAQLLGGAMPPSIEQVFVQNGLNLFPFTLGEVHSRCSCPDKANPCKHIGAVYYQLADHFQEDPFVIFRLRGRSRSELLEQLSCYRQLSPAQLATYDPDLWSDSMAIAIDIDVEEGTTIAKPQKETKAEQQQAIKEFWQYGGELVPELTAIAPPDNPLQQIERLGDLPLNYEVAREIKQALTQIYQAASQAALGQMVGTSE; translated from the coding sequence ATGGAAGCCAAGATCGAACAACGGCAATGGTGGGTGGATCGATGGTTAGAGCTATTAGATTCCTACCGATTTAAAAAGCGCCTCGAGCGGGCGAGGAATTATGCCAGGGAGGGCAATGTCCTTAGTTTGCAGTTTGTTGAGAGTAAGCTAACTGCCCTGGTGCAGGGCACAGAGGTGGACCCCTATCAAGTCACCCTGGGGTTGGATTGCTTCAGTGATGAGGATTGGCATTATGTGGTGGCAACCCTAGCGCAACAGGCCCTATACGCAGCCCAGTTGCTCGGTGGAGCCATGCCCCCCAGCATTGAGCAGGTATTTGTGCAAAATGGTTTAAATTTGTTCCCCTTCACTTTGGGGGAGGTGCATTCCCGCTGTAGCTGTCCAGACAAAGCCAATCCCTGCAAGCATATCGGTGCGGTGTACTATCAGTTGGCAGACCATTTTCAAGAAGATCCGTTTGTAATTTTTCGTTTGCGGGGTCGGAGCCGGAGTGAGTTGCTAGAGCAGTTGAGTTGTTATCGACAGCTTAGTCCAGCCCAGTTGGCCACCTATGATCCAGATCTTTGGAGTGACTCAATGGCGATCGCCATTGATATTGATGTGGAGGAAGGGACAACAATTGCCAAGCCCCAAAAAGAAACCAAAGCAGAGCAACAGCAAGCTATCAAAGAATTTTGGCAGTATGGGGGGGAATTGGTGCCGGAATTGACGGCGATCGCCCCACCGGACAACCCACTGCAACAGATTGAACGCCTGGGAGATCTGCCTTTGAATTACGAAGTGGCCAGGGAAATTAAACAGGCATTAACGCAAATCTATCAGGCCGCTAGCCAAGCTGCCCTAGGACAAATGGTGGGGACCAGCGAATAG